A genomic window from Sceloporus undulatus isolate JIND9_A2432 ecotype Alabama chromosome 9, SceUnd_v1.1, whole genome shotgun sequence includes:
- the FRMD8 gene encoding FERM domain-containing protein 8 isoform X1, whose amino-acid sequence MTQAVSRVEPWAAIAADQKSFCKQQGSSQMEGDRLAVPQNIGDRSQRSSISSAGPRNHDVLVYLVDDTVVRLTVDNLPSVTAQELHRIVLEMLRLPEYAQDVFALWLVSPMLELQLKPKHQPYKLCRQWQELLFRFTACSGEEILEDEPSLQFRRDIFFPRRKEAQIQDEDVLRLMYEEAKYNILEGRYPCDLADCEELGALICRVNLGPYDARQHTPCFLKERLESFLPSHLCRRGHGLLSALWKRGATQPPADEQGLLRAYRQMPEEDGAACEDRAALLKLYRTYLQKCHELPYYGCAFFAGEIDKPAQSLLHRGGRKAVTVAISLEGVYIIDSKEKHVLLGLRFQELSWDHTFPSEEEHILWLEFDGENEGTPVNKLLKVYSKQAELMSSLIEYCIELNASSEGLDQDPIAREAPHSSKAQSPPSDRRHPKLQRQNSVICSRIQHLSTIDYVEEGKEIKRVKPRRTTSFFGRQLSNMPTSYSAVRAAENLEQG is encoded by the exons ATGACGCAAGCAGTGTCTAGGGTGGAGCCCTGGGCAGCAATTGCAGCAGATCAGAAGAGCTTTTGCAAGCAGCAAGGAAGCAGCCAG ATGGAGGGGGACAGGCTCGCCGTACCCCAAAACATCGGGGACCGGTCGCAACGGAGTAGCATCTCTTCCGCCGGACCCCGAA ACCACGATGTGCTGGTGTACCTTGTGGATGACACGGTGGTGCGTTTAACGGTGGACAACTTGCCGTCGGTCACGGCGCAAGAGTTGCACCGGATCGTGTTGGAGATGCTGCGGCTGCCCGAATATGCCCAGGACGTCTTTGCGTTATGGCTGGTCTCTCCCATGCTTG AGCTGCAGCTGAAGCCGAAGCACCAGCCGTACAAACTCTGCCGGCAATGGCAGGAGCTCCTTTTCCGCTTCACCGCTTGCTCCGGAGAGGAGATCCTCGAAG ATGAGCCATCGCTTCAGTTCCGGAGAGACATCTTTTtcccaagaaggaaggaagcgcAG ATCCAGGATGAAGATGTTCTGCGGCTCATGTATGAAGAGGCCAAGTACAACATCCTGGAAGGGCGGTACCCCTGCGACCTGGCGGACTGCGAAGAGTTGGGCGCCTTGATATGCCGAGTGAACCTGGGGCCCTATGACGCCAGACAGCACACGCCGTGTTTCTTGAA AGAGAGGTTGgagtccttccttccctcccatctTTGCCGCAGAGGACACGGCCTTCTCTCCGCTTTGTGGAAACGGGGGGCCACCCAGCCGCCGGCCGACGAACAGGGCTTGCTGCGGGCGTACCGCCAGATGCCCGAGGAGGACGGCGCTGCCTGTGAGGACCGCGCAGCTCTGCTCAAACTGTACCGGACCTATCTCCAGAAGTGCCACGAGTTGCCTTACTACGG GTGTGCCTTTTTCGCTGGCGAAATCGACAAGCCGGCCCAAAGCTTGCTTCACCGAGGCGGCCGTAAAGCCGTGACGGTGGCCATCAGCCTGGAAGGCGTCTACATTATCGACAGCAAAGAAAAG CACGTCTTGCTGGGCCTGCGGTTCCAGGAACTTTCGTGGGATCATACATTCCCAAGCGAGGAGGAACACATCCTATGGTTGGAGTTTGACGGAGAGAACGAAGGCACCCCAGTCAACAAGTTACTCAAAGTCTACTCCAAACAG gcCGAACTCATGAGCAGCCTGATTGAGTATTGCATTGAGCTGAATGCGTCTTCGGAGGGATTGGATCAGGACCCCATTGCCAGAGAAGCCCCCCATTCTTCCAAAGCCCAGAGCCCCCCGTCCGACAGGCGGCACCCCAAACTGCAACGGCAGAACAGCGTCATTTGCAGCCGCATCCAGCACCTTTCAACCATCGACTACGTCGAGGAAG GAAAAGAGATCAAGAGGGTCAAGCCCCGCCGGACGACCTCTTTCTTCGGGCGCCAGCTTTCCAACATGCCCACCTCCTACTCTGCCGTGCGGGCGGCCGAAAACCTGGAGCAAGGCTGA
- the FRMD8 gene encoding FERM domain-containing protein 8 isoform X2 produces MENLMEGDRLAVPQNIGDRSQRSSISSAGPRNHDVLVYLVDDTVVRLTVDNLPSVTAQELHRIVLEMLRLPEYAQDVFALWLVSPMLELQLKPKHQPYKLCRQWQELLFRFTACSGEEILEDEPSLQFRRDIFFPRRKEAQIQDEDVLRLMYEEAKYNILEGRYPCDLADCEELGALICRVNLGPYDARQHTPCFLKERLESFLPSHLCRRGHGLLSALWKRGATQPPADEQGLLRAYRQMPEEDGAACEDRAALLKLYRTYLQKCHELPYYGCAFFAGEIDKPAQSLLHRGGRKAVTVAISLEGVYIIDSKEKHVLLGLRFQELSWDHTFPSEEEHILWLEFDGENEGTPVNKLLKVYSKQAELMSSLIEYCIELNASSEGLDQDPIAREAPHSSKAQSPPSDRRHPKLQRQNSVICSRIQHLSTIDYVEEGKEIKRVKPRRTTSFFGRQLSNMPTSYSAVRAAENLEQG; encoded by the exons ATGGAGAACTTG ATGGAGGGGGACAGGCTCGCCGTACCCCAAAACATCGGGGACCGGTCGCAACGGAGTAGCATCTCTTCCGCCGGACCCCGAA ACCACGATGTGCTGGTGTACCTTGTGGATGACACGGTGGTGCGTTTAACGGTGGACAACTTGCCGTCGGTCACGGCGCAAGAGTTGCACCGGATCGTGTTGGAGATGCTGCGGCTGCCCGAATATGCCCAGGACGTCTTTGCGTTATGGCTGGTCTCTCCCATGCTTG AGCTGCAGCTGAAGCCGAAGCACCAGCCGTACAAACTCTGCCGGCAATGGCAGGAGCTCCTTTTCCGCTTCACCGCTTGCTCCGGAGAGGAGATCCTCGAAG ATGAGCCATCGCTTCAGTTCCGGAGAGACATCTTTTtcccaagaaggaaggaagcgcAG ATCCAGGATGAAGATGTTCTGCGGCTCATGTATGAAGAGGCCAAGTACAACATCCTGGAAGGGCGGTACCCCTGCGACCTGGCGGACTGCGAAGAGTTGGGCGCCTTGATATGCCGAGTGAACCTGGGGCCCTATGACGCCAGACAGCACACGCCGTGTTTCTTGAA AGAGAGGTTGgagtccttccttccctcccatctTTGCCGCAGAGGACACGGCCTTCTCTCCGCTTTGTGGAAACGGGGGGCCACCCAGCCGCCGGCCGACGAACAGGGCTTGCTGCGGGCGTACCGCCAGATGCCCGAGGAGGACGGCGCTGCCTGTGAGGACCGCGCAGCTCTGCTCAAACTGTACCGGACCTATCTCCAGAAGTGCCACGAGTTGCCTTACTACGG GTGTGCCTTTTTCGCTGGCGAAATCGACAAGCCGGCCCAAAGCTTGCTTCACCGAGGCGGCCGTAAAGCCGTGACGGTGGCCATCAGCCTGGAAGGCGTCTACATTATCGACAGCAAAGAAAAG CACGTCTTGCTGGGCCTGCGGTTCCAGGAACTTTCGTGGGATCATACATTCCCAAGCGAGGAGGAACACATCCTATGGTTGGAGTTTGACGGAGAGAACGAAGGCACCCCAGTCAACAAGTTACTCAAAGTCTACTCCAAACAG gcCGAACTCATGAGCAGCCTGATTGAGTATTGCATTGAGCTGAATGCGTCTTCGGAGGGATTGGATCAGGACCCCATTGCCAGAGAAGCCCCCCATTCTTCCAAAGCCCAGAGCCCCCCGTCCGACAGGCGGCACCCCAAACTGCAACGGCAGAACAGCGTCATTTGCAGCCGCATCCAGCACCTTTCAACCATCGACTACGTCGAGGAAG GAAAAGAGATCAAGAGGGTCAAGCCCCGCCGGACGACCTCTTTCTTCGGGCGCCAGCTTTCCAACATGCCCACCTCCTACTCTGCCGTGCGGGCGGCCGAAAACCTGGAGCAAGGCTGA